The following are from one region of the Erwinia billingiae Eb661 genome:
- a CDS encoding GNAT family N-acetyltransferase, translating into MEVYWQDLHHSELSVAQLYQLLALRNAVFVVEQNCPYQDLDGADLQGENRHLLAIFDQQLLAYARILAPESADKPVKIGRVIVSSEARGLSLGHRLMEQAVATCEHFWPQHKIFLSAQAHLQDFYGRFGFEPVSEEYLEDNIPHIDMQK; encoded by the coding sequence ATGGAAGTGTACTGGCAGGATCTACACCACAGTGAGCTGAGTGTGGCTCAGCTTTATCAGCTGCTGGCGCTGCGGAATGCGGTGTTTGTGGTGGAACAGAATTGTCCGTATCAGGATCTTGACGGGGCTGATTTACAGGGCGAGAACCGCCATCTGCTGGCGATATTCGATCAGCAACTGCTGGCCTATGCCCGCATCCTCGCGCCAGAGTCGGCGGACAAGCCGGTGAAGATTGGCAGAGTGATTGTCTCAAGCGAAGCCCGGGGGCTGAGTCTGGGACACCGTCTGATGGAACAGGCCGTTGCCACCTGCGAGCATTTCTGGCCGCAGCACAAAATCTTCCTGTCGGCGCAGGCCCACCTGCAGGATTTCTATGGTCGGTTTGGTTTTGAGCCGGTCAGCGAAGAATATCTGGAAGATAATATCCCGCACATTGATATGCAAAAATAG
- a CDS encoding HdeD family acid-resistance protein: MIRLIFLLMGARALRPRWLLLAVMGLLLIALSVAIFIDMAGDGRLSVPLDTLAILLVVEGIVQLLSGWLIGTRVYLPALAKGIGFLFIAFLVFDVPWDNNLLASLLFGVAFLGDGLFRIASSLVLQGRRWRRGVLIGSIEIVLSLIVFSNWPFHHHITVPLCFALLLLMSGYSLLVMARNVWLLGENASVMSLPLFTAQGMRGQQSTDYIHPPFPHRPAVTPLNIHVWTPVGSSVVKDRRLVIDRYIAAVDQHGVISTGHAALEMGELYISHYPLQLIDRDSGNFRAVLRAGEENDVPGRFLPSLPEEIVAWCAPDRLIAFRIYNAEALKNYWQRYATDTTYNLTSRNCSTTVIHALDVAIEGVLGNRTLVGLRMLCDPNFWLLGLVRGRAEEMTWTPGLVHDYVLLLKRVIEPETSRAWHKRLGEAVALRRAVSKKLKSDNTQM; this comes from the coding sequence GTGATAAGACTGATCTTTTTGCTGATGGGCGCCCGCGCGCTGCGCCCCCGATGGCTGCTGCTGGCCGTGATGGGGCTGCTGCTGATTGCGCTCTCCGTGGCAATTTTTATCGATATGGCCGGGGATGGACGTCTTTCAGTGCCGCTGGATACGCTGGCCATCTTGCTGGTAGTAGAGGGCATTGTGCAGCTTCTGTCCGGCTGGCTGATTGGCACCCGCGTTTATCTTCCTGCGCTGGCAAAAGGCATTGGCTTTCTGTTTATTGCGTTTCTGGTGTTTGACGTGCCCTGGGATAATAACCTGCTGGCATCGTTACTGTTTGGCGTGGCCTTTCTAGGCGATGGCCTGTTTCGGATTGCCTCTTCGCTGGTACTACAAGGCCGGCGATGGCGCAGAGGGGTGCTGATTGGCAGCATCGAAATCGTCCTCAGTCTGATCGTCTTCAGCAACTGGCCGTTCCATCATCACATCACGGTTCCGTTGTGCTTTGCCCTTCTGCTGCTGATGTCCGGCTATTCGCTGCTGGTGATGGCGCGGAATGTCTGGCTGTTAGGGGAGAACGCCTCGGTGATGTCGCTGCCTCTGTTCACTGCTCAGGGAATGCGTGGCCAGCAATCAACCGATTATATCCATCCTCCTTTCCCCCACCGGCCGGCGGTCACGCCGCTCAATATTCATGTCTGGACGCCGGTGGGATCGTCGGTGGTCAAGGATCGACGGCTGGTTATCGATCGCTATATTGCCGCCGTCGATCAACACGGGGTGATCTCGACCGGACATGCCGCGCTGGAGATGGGGGAGCTGTATATCAGCCATTACCCGCTGCAGCTGATTGACCGCGACAGCGGGAATTTCCGTGCCGTGCTCCGGGCCGGCGAAGAGAATGATGTTCCCGGCCGGTTTTTACCCTCGCTGCCTGAGGAAATTGTGGCCTGGTGCGCACCGGACCGGCTGATCGCTTTTCGCATTTATAATGCTGAGGCGTTAAAAAACTACTGGCAGCGCTACGCGACGGATACCACCTATAATCTCACCTCGCGCAACTGCTCAACCACGGTGATCCACGCGCTGGATGTGGCGATTGAAGGAGTGCTGGGCAACAGAACCCTCGTCGGGCTGAGAATGCTGTGTGACCCGAACTTCTGGCTACTCGGATTGGTCAGGGGCAGGGCAGAAGAGATGACCTGGACGCCGGGGCTGGTCCATGATTATGTCCTGCTGCTGAAAAGGGTGATCGAGCCCGAAACGAGCCGCGCCTGGCATAAGCGACTGGGCGAGGCGGTGGCATTACGGCGGGCGGTGAGTAAGAAACTCAAATCGGATAACACCCAGATGTAA
- the nuoN gene encoding NADH-quinone oxidoreductase subunit NuoN produces the protein MTITPQQLIALLPLLIVGLTVVVVMLSIAWRRNHFVNATLAVIGLNIALFSLYFVGQAGPMDVTPLLRVDGYSMLYTGLVILASLATCTFAYPWLAGYPDNREEFYLLVLIAAMGGIVLASANHMASLFIGIELISLPLFGLVGYAFQQKRSLEASIKYTIMSAVASSFLLFGMALIYADSGNLSFVALGKSLNDGIIHAPLLLAGLGMMIVGLGFKLSLVPFQLWTPDVYQGAPAPVSTFLATASKIAIFGVVMRLFLYAPVADSEAVRTVLAIIAVASILFGNLMAISQSNIKRLLGYSSIAHLGYLLVALIAIQTHQMSLEATGVYLAGYLFSSLGAFGVVSLMSSPYRGPDADSLYSYRGLFWHRPILSAVMTVMMLSLAGIPMTLGFIGKFYIIAVGVGAHLWWLTGAVVVGSAIGLYYYLRVTVSLYLNPPELLQRDTPANWAFTAGGVVVLISAIMVLLLGIYPQPLISLVQMAQPLM, from the coding sequence ATGACAATAACTCCTCAACAATTGATCGCGCTTCTGCCGCTGCTGATCGTCGGATTGACGGTGGTAGTTGTGATGCTGTCCATTGCGTGGCGACGCAACCACTTCGTCAATGCCACGCTGGCGGTGATTGGCCTGAACATTGCGCTGTTCTCGCTGTACTTTGTCGGCCAGGCTGGCCCGATGGACGTCACGCCGCTGCTGCGTGTGGATGGGTATTCGATGCTGTATACCGGACTGGTGATCCTTGCCAGCCTGGCGACCTGCACCTTTGCTTATCCATGGCTGGCGGGCTACCCGGATAACCGCGAAGAGTTCTATCTGCTGGTGCTGATTGCTGCAATGGGCGGCATCGTGCTGGCCAGCGCCAATCATATGGCGTCGCTGTTTATCGGCATTGAACTGATTTCCCTGCCGCTGTTCGGCCTGGTCGGCTATGCCTTCCAGCAAAAACGCTCGCTGGAAGCCAGTATCAAATACACCATCATGTCTGCCGTGGCATCGTCCTTCCTGCTGTTCGGGATGGCGTTGATTTACGCGGACTCCGGTAACCTGAGCTTTGTGGCACTGGGCAAGAGCCTGAACGACGGCATTATCCATGCGCCGCTGTTGCTGGCGGGTCTGGGGATGATGATTGTCGGACTGGGCTTCAAGCTGTCGCTGGTGCCTTTCCAGCTGTGGACGCCGGATGTCTACCAGGGTGCGCCTGCACCGGTATCAACTTTCCTGGCAACCGCCAGCAAAATTGCCATCTTCGGTGTGGTGATGCGCCTGTTCCTCTATGCGCCGGTGGCGGATAGCGAAGCCGTGCGGACGGTACTGGCGATTATCGCGGTGGCCTCGATTCTGTTTGGTAACCTGATGGCGATCTCGCAGAGCAACATTAAGCGTCTGCTGGGTTACTCGTCCATCGCTCACCTCGGTTATCTGCTGGTGGCGCTGATTGCGATTCAGACGCACCAGATGTCGCTGGAAGCTACCGGTGTTTACCTGGCCGGTTACCTGTTCAGCAGCCTCGGTGCGTTTGGCGTGGTCAGCCTGATGTCCAGCCCATACCGTGGGCCGGATGCTGACTCGCTGTACTCTTACCGTGGTCTGTTCTGGCACCGTCCAATCCTGTCAGCGGTGATGACGGTGATGATGCTGTCACTGGCCGGTATCCCGATGACGCTGGGCTTTATTGGTAAGTTCTACATCATCGCAGTCGGTGTCGGTGCACACCTGTGGTGGCTGACGGGTGCGGTTGTGGTCGGTAGTGCGATTGGTCTTTATTACTATCTGCGCGTTACCGTCAGCCTGTACCTGAATCCGCCAGAGCTGTTGCAGCGTGATACGCCGGCTAACTGGGCCTTCACGGCCGGTGGTGTGGTGGTGCTGATTTCCGCGATTATGGTGCTGCTGCTGGGTATCTATCCTCAGCCACTGATTTCGCTGGTGCAGATGGCGCAACCGTTGATGTAA
- the nuoM gene encoding NADH-quinone oxidoreductase subunit M, with the protein MLLPWLILIPFIGGLLCWQLERFGAKVPRWIALISMGLTLALSLQLWLQGGYSLTQAAGIPQWQSEFFVSWIPRFGINVHLALDGLSLLMVVLTGLLGVMAILCSWNEIEKWQGFFHLNLLWILGGVIGVFLAIDMFLFFFFWEMMLVPMYFLIALWGHKASDGKTRISAATKFFIYTQASGLIMLIAILGLVFVHYNATGVWTFNYEELLKTPMSQHVEYLLMLGFFIAFAVKMPVVPLHGWLPDAHSQAPTAGSVDLAGILLKTAAYGLLRFALPLFPNASHDFAPIAMVLGLIGIFYGAWMAFSQYDIKRLIAYTSISHMGFVLIAIYTGSQLAFQGAVVQMIAHGLSAAALFILCGQLYERLHTRDMRQMGGLWSRIKWLPGLSLFFAVANLGMPGTGNFVGEFMILTGSFKTVPVTIVIATFGLVFASVYSLVMMQRAYYGAPKSETPLRGMNAREFLMIMVLVVLLVLLGVYPQPILDTSHAAMSNIQQWYTASITTTRP; encoded by the coding sequence ATGTTATTACCCTGGCTTATATTAATCCCGTTCATCGGTGGCCTGCTTTGCTGGCAGCTTGAGCGCTTCGGCGCAAAAGTTCCGCGCTGGATAGCCCTGATCTCAATGGGATTGACGCTGGCGCTCTCATTGCAACTCTGGTTGCAGGGCGGCTACTCACTGACTCAGGCCGCCGGCATTCCGCAGTGGCAGTCTGAATTCTTCGTCTCGTGGATCCCACGTTTTGGTATTAACGTGCATCTGGCGCTGGATGGTCTCTCACTGCTGATGGTGGTGCTGACCGGCCTGCTGGGCGTGATGGCGATCCTCTGTTCGTGGAATGAAATTGAAAAATGGCAGGGCTTCTTCCACCTGAACCTGCTGTGGATCCTCGGCGGCGTGATCGGCGTGTTCCTTGCCATCGACATGTTCCTGTTCTTCTTCTTCTGGGAAATGATGCTGGTGCCGATGTACTTCCTGATCGCCTTGTGGGGTCACAAAGCATCGGACGGTAAAACGCGTATCAGCGCAGCGACCAAGTTCTTCATCTATACCCAGGCCAGCGGCCTGATTATGTTGATTGCGATTCTGGGCTTGGTGTTTGTGCATTACAACGCGACCGGCGTCTGGACCTTCAACTACGAAGAGCTGTTGAAAACGCCGATGTCGCAGCACGTTGAATATCTGCTGATGCTGGGCTTCTTTATCGCCTTCGCGGTGAAAATGCCGGTGGTTCCGCTGCACGGCTGGTTACCGGATGCACACAGTCAGGCGCCAACCGCCGGTTCGGTTGACCTGGCAGGCATCCTGTTGAAAACCGCGGCCTACGGTCTGCTGCGTTTCGCCCTGCCGCTGTTCCCGAATGCGTCGCACGATTTCGCCCCAATTGCGATGGTGCTGGGCCTGATCGGTATCTTCTACGGCGCGTGGATGGCGTTCTCGCAGTACGACATTAAGCGTCTGATTGCCTACACCTCCATTTCGCACATGGGCTTCGTGCTGATTGCTATCTACACCGGCAGCCAGTTGGCGTTCCAGGGCGCAGTGGTGCAGATGATTGCTCACGGTCTGTCGGCCGCCGCACTGTTCATCCTTTGTGGTCAGCTGTATGAGCGTCTGCATACCCGTGATATGCGTCAGATGGGCGGCCTGTGGTCACGCATCAAATGGTTACCGGGTCTGTCACTGTTCTTCGCGGTTGCCAACCTGGGTATGCCAGGCACCGGTAACTTCGTCGGGGAATTTATGATCCTGACCGGAAGCTTCAAAACCGTGCCGGTGACTATCGTTATCGCGACCTTCGGTCTGGTGTTCGCGTCTGTTTACTCGCTGGTCATGATGCAACGTGCTTATTACGGCGCACCAAAATCAGAAACGCCTCTGCGCGGCATGAATGCCCGTGAGTTCCTGATGATTATGGTGCTGGTGGTTCTGCTGGTGCTGCTGGGTGTTTATCCACAGCCGATTCTGGACACCTCACATGCTGCGATGAGTAACATTCAGCAGTGGTATACCGCTTCAATTACAACTACAAGGCCGTAA
- the nuoL gene encoding NADH-quinone oxidoreductase subunit L, whose amino-acid sequence MNLLYLTVLFPLIGFLLLAFSRGRWSENLSATVGMGSVGLAALTTVFVGMDFFSQGQAPYTQALWTWMQVGNFKIDVNFTLDGLSLTMLSVVTGVGFFIHMFASWYMRGEEGYSRFFAYTNLFIASMVVLVLADNLMLMYLGWEGVGLCSYLLIGFYYTDPKNGAAAMKAFIITRVGDVFLAFALFILYNELGTLNFREMVELAPAHFAADNHMLQWATLMLLGGAVGKSAQLPLQTWLADAMAGPTPVSALIHAATMVTAGVYLIARSHGLFLLTPEVLHLVGIVGAITLVLAGFAALVQTDIKRVLAYSTMSQIGYMFLALGVQAWDAAIFHLMTHAFFKALLFLSSGSVILACHHEQNIFKMGGLRKSIPLVYVCFLVGGAALSALPLITAGFFSKDEILAGALANGHLTLMVAGLVGAFMTSLYTFRMIFITFHGEEKIHAHAGKGITHHLPLIVLLILSTFIGAMIVPPLKGVLPDTTELAHGSVLALEITSGVVAIVGILLAAALWLGKRTLVTSIAKSAPGRFFSTWWFAAWGFDWLYDKVFVKPYLFVAWVLKRDPLDGLMSLPALFSRLANKGLVVSENGYLRWYVASMSVGAVVVLALLMTI is encoded by the coding sequence ATGAATCTTCTCTATTTAACAGTACTTTTTCCGCTGATTGGCTTTCTGCTGCTGGCCTTTTCTCGCGGCCGCTGGTCAGAAAATCTTTCGGCCACTGTGGGTATGGGTTCCGTCGGTCTGGCGGCGCTGACCACGGTCTTCGTTGGCATGGACTTCTTCAGTCAGGGTCAGGCACCTTACACTCAGGCGCTGTGGACCTGGATGCAGGTTGGCAACTTTAAGATCGACGTCAACTTCACGCTGGACGGCCTGTCGCTGACCATGTTGTCGGTGGTGACCGGTGTGGGCTTCTTTATCCACATGTTCGCCTCCTGGTATATGCGTGGAGAAGAGGGCTATTCCCGCTTCTTCGCCTATACCAACCTGTTTATCGCCAGCATGGTGGTTCTGGTGCTGGCCGATAACCTGATGCTGATGTATCTGGGTTGGGAAGGGGTGGGCCTCTGCTCTTACCTGCTGATTGGCTTCTATTACACCGACCCGAAAAACGGCGCGGCGGCGATGAAAGCTTTCATCATCACCCGTGTGGGTGACGTGTTCCTGGCCTTTGCGTTGTTCATTCTTTACAACGAGCTGGGTACGCTGAACTTCCGTGAAATGGTCGAGCTGGCGCCTGCGCACTTCGCTGCAGACAATCATATGTTGCAGTGGGCAACGTTGATGCTGCTGGGTGGTGCCGTCGGTAAATCAGCACAGCTGCCGCTGCAAACGTGGCTGGCGGATGCGATGGCCGGTCCAACGCCGGTTTCGGCGCTGATCCACGCGGCAACCATGGTGACCGCCGGTGTCTATCTGATTGCACGTAGCCACGGTCTGTTCCTGCTGACGCCTGAAGTGCTGCATTTAGTGGGCATTGTCGGCGCGATCACCCTGGTGCTGGCCGGTTTTGCTGCGCTGGTGCAGACCGATATCAAACGCGTTCTCGCTTACTCAACCATGAGTCAGATTGGATACATGTTCCTCGCACTGGGCGTTCAGGCCTGGGATGCGGCGATCTTCCACCTGATGACCCATGCGTTCTTTAAAGCGCTGCTGTTCCTCTCTTCCGGTTCGGTGATCCTCGCCTGCCATCACGAGCAGAATATCTTCAAGATGGGTGGCCTGCGTAAAAGCATCCCGCTGGTCTACGTCTGCTTCCTGGTGGGTGGCGCGGCGCTGTCAGCCCTGCCGCTGATTACCGCTGGCTTCTTCAGTAAGGACGAAATCCTTGCTGGCGCGCTGGCGAACGGCCATCTGACGCTGATGGTGGCAGGTCTGGTGGGGGCATTTATGACCTCGCTGTATACCTTCCGAATGATCTTCATCACCTTCCATGGCGAAGAGAAAATTCATGCACATGCCGGCAAAGGGATTACCCATCACCTGCCGCTGATTGTGCTGCTTATCCTCTCAACCTTTATTGGCGCAATGATCGTGCCGCCGCTGAAAGGCGTTCTGCCGGATACCACCGAACTGGCGCACGGCAGCGTGCTGGCACTGGAAATCACCTCTGGCGTGGTGGCTATTGTCGGTATCCTGCTGGCGGCCGCCCTGTGGTTAGGCAAACGCACGCTGGTAACCAGCATCGCCAAAAGCGCGCCGGGTCGTTTCTTCTCGACCTGGTGGTTTGCGGCCTGGGGCTTCGACTGGCTGTACGACAAAGTGTTCGTTAAGCCTTATCTGTTCGTCGCCTGGGTGCTGAAACGCGATCCACTCGATGGCCTGATGAGTCTGCCTGCTCTGTTCTCCCGTCTGGCGAACAAAGGGCTGGTGGTCAGCGAAAACGGCTATCTGCGCTGGTATGTCGCGTCAATGAGCGTGGGTGCCGTGGTGGTACTGGCGCTGCTGATGACGATCTAA
- the nuoK gene encoding NADH-quinone oxidoreductase subunit NuoK, which produces MIPLQHGLILAAILFVLGLTGVVIRRNLLFMLISLEIMINAAALAFVAAGSYWGQADGQVMYILAISLAAAEASIGLALLLQLHRRSQNLNIDKVSEMRG; this is translated from the coding sequence ATGATCCCTCTTCAACACGGCCTGATTCTGGCAGCCATCCTGTTTGTCCTTGGACTGACGGGCGTGGTAATCCGTCGTAACCTGCTGTTTATGTTGATTAGCCTTGAAATCATGATTAACGCCGCAGCACTGGCGTTCGTGGCCGCGGGCAGCTACTGGGGACAGGCAGACGGACAGGTGATGTATATCCTGGCGATCAGCCTTGCTGCTGCCGAGGCCAGTATTGGCCTGGCGCTGCTGCTTCAGCTCCATCGTCGCAGCCAGAACCTCAACATTGATAAAGTGAGCGAGATGCGCGGATGA
- the nuoJ gene encoding NADH-quinone oxidoreductase subunit J, producing the protein MEFAFYLCGLVAVLTTLRVITHTNPVHALLYLIISLLAVAGVFFSLGAYFAGALEIIVYAGAIMVLFVFVVMMLNLGESVQAQEREWLKPTVWIGPGVLSLVLLGVMIYAIRSVNDQGIDGTMIDAKAVGISLFGPYVLAVELASMLLLAGLVVAYHIGREQRQGEVLSNRPGDAPKSNKEERA; encoded by the coding sequence ATGGAATTTGCTTTTTATCTTTGCGGACTGGTGGCGGTGCTGACAACGTTGCGAGTTATCACCCACACCAACCCGGTCCACGCACTGCTGTATCTGATCATCTCCCTGCTGGCCGTTGCCGGGGTGTTTTTCTCGCTCGGGGCTTACTTTGCCGGTGCGCTGGAAATCATCGTTTATGCCGGTGCGATCATGGTGCTGTTCGTCTTTGTGGTCATGATGCTGAACCTCGGTGAGAGCGTGCAAGCGCAGGAACGCGAGTGGCTGAAACCGACCGTGTGGATCGGACCCGGCGTCCTGTCGCTGGTGCTGCTGGGCGTGATGATTTACGCCATCCGCTCCGTTAACGACCAGGGCATTGATGGCACGATGATCGACGCGAAAGCGGTCGGCATCAGCCTGTTTGGTCCTTATGTTCTGGCGGTTGAACTGGCTTCCATGCTGCTGCTGGCGGGTCTGGTGGTGGCTTACCACATCGGACGCGAACAGCGTCAGGGCGAAGTCCTGAGCAACCGTCCGGGTGACGCACCGAAAAGCAACAAGGAGGAACGCGCATGA
- the nuoI gene encoding NADH-quinone oxidoreductase subunit NuoI, which produces MTLKDLVVGFGTTVRSIFLIGMNAFAKRETMMYPEEPVYLPPRYRGRIVLTRDPDGQERCVACNLCAVACPVGCISLQKAETQDGRWYPEFFRINFSRCIFCGLCEEACPTTAIQLTPDFELGEFKRQDLVYEKENLLISGPGKYPEYNFYRMAGMAIDGKDKGDAENEAKPIDVKGLLP; this is translated from the coding sequence ATGACATTAAAAGACCTGGTGGTGGGATTCGGCACCACGGTTCGCAGTATCTTCCTGATTGGGATGAACGCGTTCGCCAAGCGTGAAACCATGATGTATCCGGAAGAGCCGGTTTATCTGCCGCCACGGTACCGTGGCCGTATCGTGTTAACCCGCGATCCGGACGGCCAGGAACGCTGCGTAGCCTGTAACCTGTGTGCGGTAGCCTGTCCGGTTGGCTGTATTTCGTTGCAGAAAGCAGAAACGCAGGATGGACGCTGGTATCCAGAATTTTTCCGTATCAACTTCTCGCGCTGCATCTTCTGTGGCCTGTGTGAAGAGGCTTGCCCGACCACTGCGATTCAGCTTACCCCAGACTTCGAACTGGGCGAGTTTAAGCGTCAGGATCTGGTGTACGAAAAAGAAAACCTGCTGATTTCCGGCCCGGGTAAATACCCGGAATATAACTTTTACCGGATGGCGGGTATGGCGATCGACGGGAAAGACAAGGGCGACGCTGAAAACGAAGCCAAACCTATCGACGTCAAGGGCTTGTTACCTTAA
- the nuoH gene encoding NADH-quinone oxidoreductase subunit NuoH — protein sequence MSWLTPEVIDVLIAVGKALVILFVVVGCGAFMSFGERRLLGLFQNRYGPNRVGWGGSLQLVADMIKMFFKEDWTPPFTDRVIFTLAPMIAFTSLLLAMAIVPVTSTWMGADLNIGLLFFLMMAGLAVYAVLFAGWSSNNKYSLLGAMRASAQTLSYEVFLGLSLMGVVAQAGSFNMVDIVNSQQHLWNIVPQFLGFLTFAIAGVAVCHRHPFDQPEAEQELADGYHIEYAGMKFGLFFVGEYVGIVTVSSLIVTLFFGGWNGPWLPPVIWFAIKTAFFMMMFILIRAALPRPRYDQVMSFGWKVCLPLTLLNLLATAAVILYNAQ from the coding sequence ATGAGCTGGCTGACACCGGAAGTTATCGATGTTCTGATTGCCGTAGGTAAAGCGTTAGTGATCCTGTTTGTGGTCGTTGGCTGTGGCGCATTTATGAGCTTTGGCGAACGTCGTCTGCTTGGTCTGTTCCAGAACCGTTACGGACCAAACCGCGTTGGCTGGGGCGGCTCGCTTCAGCTGGTGGCGGACATGATCAAAATGTTCTTCAAAGAAGACTGGACGCCGCCGTTTACCGACCGGGTGATCTTTACCCTGGCGCCAATGATTGCCTTCACCTCTTTACTGCTGGCGATGGCTATCGTGCCGGTGACCTCCACCTGGATGGGCGCGGACCTGAATATCGGTCTGCTGTTCTTCCTGATGATGGCGGGTCTGGCGGTGTATGCGGTGCTGTTTGCTGGCTGGTCCAGTAACAACAAATACTCCCTGCTGGGCGCGATGCGTGCCTCGGCGCAGACCCTGAGCTACGAAGTGTTCCTCGGCCTGTCGCTGATGGGCGTTGTCGCACAGGCCGGTTCGTTCAATATGGTCGATATCGTCAACAGCCAGCAACATTTGTGGAATATCGTGCCACAGTTCCTTGGCTTCCTGACCTTCGCCATTGCCGGCGTTGCGGTATGTCACCGTCATCCATTTGACCAGCCGGAAGCCGAGCAGGAACTGGCCGACGGTTACCACATTGAATATGCCGGTATGAAGTTCGGCCTGTTCTTCGTCGGTGAGTATGTCGGTATCGTGACGGTTTCTTCGCTGATCGTAACGCTGTTCTTCGGCGGCTGGAACGGTCCATGGTTGCCACCGGTTATCTGGTTCGCCATCAAAACGGCGTTCTTCATGATGATGTTCATTCTGATCCGTGCTGCGTTACCGCGCCCACGCTATGACCAGGTGATGTCGTTCGGCTGGAAAGTTTGTTTGCCGTTGACGCTGTTGAACCTGCTGGCAACTGCCGCAGTGATTCTTTACAACGCGCAGTAA